Proteins from a genomic interval of Paenibacillus sp. FSL H8-0048:
- a CDS encoding methyltransferase domain-containing protein, with the protein MRIDIGCGPGKESGYLGIDRTLYPGVDIVCDICEGIPLPDNTAEFVMASRVMPYVNDLFAAMSEIYRISTHQAVVCILSPYAHSFPHASNPMFKQKFDEYTPRYFTGRFFQPSQSPLCPEIPDYPVPLPPFDFRLLRMELFYQYPYDDNLYDAEELEVLKTLQSNVIHEIMYHFAVIKREITGEELEAMSRKVLPEPQALLERRLRLHNR; encoded by the coding sequence TTGAGAATCGATATCGGCTGCGGCCCCGGCAAAGAGTCCGGGTATCTGGGAATCGACCGCACACTGTACCCCGGGGTGGATATCGTCTGCGATATTTGCGAAGGAATCCCCCTGCCCGACAATACGGCCGAATTCGTGATGGCCAGCCGGGTCATGCCTTATGTGAACGATCTTTTTGCAGCGATGTCAGAGATTTATAGAATAAGCACGCACCAAGCGGTTGTGTGTATTCTCTCACCCTATGCCCATAGCTTCCCGCATGCTTCCAACCCTATGTTTAAGCAAAAGTTCGATGAGTATACCCCCCGCTATTTCACCGGCCGCTTCTTCCAGCCCTCTCAGAGTCCGCTGTGCCCGGAGATCCCTGATTATCCCGTACCACTGCCGCCGTTTGACTTCAGATTGCTGCGGATGGAGCTGTTCTATCAATATCCGTATGACGACAATCTGTATGATGCGGAAGAGCTGGAGGTTCTGAAGACGCTGCAGTCCAATGTCATCCATGAAATTATGTACCACTTCGCCGTCATTAAGCGGGAGATTACGGGTGAGGAACTGGAGGCGATGAGCCGGAAGGTGCTGCCTGAGCCACAGGCGCTGCTGGAGCGCAGGCTTCGGCTGCATAACAGGTAA
- a CDS encoding beta strand repeat-containing protein, with protein MKIIPLVVRSTVNATGAITFTGNTLGLSRSETAGVPGTQDSIGGFSTINTASVYGTYPAGTTSLYQNNSSAAILVLPAGSTVLYAELIWGGSYVNGNVNLTSAINNPVSFTTPLGNTVSVTPDSATANSVDLGGGALAYVRSANVTSTIQASGAGTYVTGGVVGTIVIPGDSTANHAGWTLAVIYQNPSLPFRNMSLRAGAVLVQASSAPVVTTITGFATPVTGALGGRIQFSAQEGDANRSGDQALFGPTSTTQVALSGPNNFANNFFASQINNDAGNLNTTGTFGTRNQTNGSPGSNIVGGRQGWDITNVDVSARLVNNQSSALLTLTTSGDAYVVNANGLQIDINAPKISLTKSANVAGTIVGDLVTYTVTVSNSGTASAASVVLSDALPAGLTFVTGSVVVAGVSRPTYDITSGIPLGSLALGTSITVTYQARVTSLPNPQFVPNTANAAFTFQSVAGGPIVSGVIPSNTQSLPVYSPVLGIVKSANTTNATVGDQILYTLQISNTGNIGATTTLTDNIPAGSSYIPGSFTVNGTPVAGNPAAGIAIGTIAAGGSSTVQFRVLVNSLPSPPQLVDQATAAYTFLVPDGRTVNGSAASNTLTIPVRLPNVALVKSASFPDVAVGDTLQYTSVVTNNGIVAITNVVLSDPIPAGSTLVPGSVVVAGTSRPAADPASGISVGTIAPGASVTVTFQVSVTSVPGSGQLANQSSASYSSGSFNAITQSNTTLTPVYQPIIGIVKSASPGSATVGGNVQYTLQVQNTGNLAATVTLTDTIPAGSAFVAGSVTVNGVVRPSDSPVSGIPLGSVAPGAALTVTFLTTVQSLPSPATLTDQGSSSYTYQLPSGRSLSGGSVSNTVTIPVSAPNITILKNANLTSVAVGEYLTYTVSVSNPSGVAVNNVVLSDPAPAGSAFVAGTVTVNGTAVPSANPNAGIALGTLAAGATSIVVFQVNATSIPSPPQLSNRASASFTSGTFSGTALSGTVSTPVFIPVIGLVKSASPAQASVGSLLSFSILASNTGNIAAMLNLTDALPPQTVFETNSVSIGGTPLPGYSPLTGIRGH; from the coding sequence GTGAAAATTATTCCTCTAGTCGTCCGGTCTACGGTTAATGCAACAGGCGCCATCACTTTCACAGGCAACACGCTGGGACTAAGCCGCTCTGAAACTGCCGGTGTACCGGGTACGCAGGACAGTATCGGAGGCTTCTCTACGATCAATACAGCTTCTGTATACGGCACCTACCCCGCTGGCACTACCAGTCTATATCAGAACAACAGTTCAGCCGCTATTCTAGTACTCCCTGCAGGAAGCACGGTTCTGTATGCTGAGCTGATTTGGGGCGGTTCCTATGTTAACGGTAACGTCAATCTCACTTCTGCAATCAACAACCCGGTATCCTTTACAACACCACTCGGGAACACGGTCAGCGTAACCCCCGATTCAGCCACAGCCAATTCGGTGGATCTGGGTGGCGGGGCACTCGCGTATGTCCGCTCCGCCAATGTCACAAGCACCATTCAAGCCTCAGGTGCCGGAACCTATGTCACTGGCGGTGTAGTCGGGACTATTGTTATTCCTGGTGATTCCACTGCCAACCATGCGGGCTGGACACTTGCCGTCATCTACCAGAATCCGTCGCTGCCCTTCCGCAACATGTCACTGCGCGCAGGCGCCGTCCTTGTCCAAGCTTCCTCGGCTCCGGTGGTCACCACCATTACCGGCTTCGCCACACCGGTTACCGGCGCGCTGGGCGGACGTATCCAGTTCAGCGCCCAGGAAGGAGATGCCAACCGCTCGGGAGATCAGGCGCTTTTCGGCCCTACCTCTACTACTCAGGTCGCCTTGTCCGGTCCTAATAACTTCGCGAACAACTTCTTTGCCTCGCAGATTAACAATGATGCCGGCAATCTGAATACGACAGGCACGTTCGGCACCCGCAACCAGACCAACGGCAGTCCGGGCTCCAACATTGTCGGGGGGCGGCAGGGCTGGGATATCACGAATGTGGATGTCTCTGCGCGTCTGGTCAATAATCAGTCCTCTGCACTCCTGACCTTGACTACATCAGGCGATGCGTATGTCGTTAACGCGAACGGACTGCAAATTGATATCAACGCGCCCAAGATCTCCTTGACCAAAAGCGCAAATGTCGCCGGTACTATCGTTGGCGATCTGGTCACTTATACTGTAACGGTCAGCAATAGCGGCACAGCAAGCGCAGCCAGTGTTGTATTGTCGGATGCTTTACCGGCAGGTCTTACTTTTGTCACAGGAAGTGTGGTGGTTGCCGGTGTTTCCAGGCCGACTTATGATATAACCTCCGGCATCCCGCTGGGATCATTGGCCCTTGGCACTTCCATAACAGTTACCTATCAAGCCAGAGTGACTTCCTTGCCGAATCCGCAATTTGTGCCCAACACGGCTAACGCTGCCTTCACCTTCCAGAGTGTGGCCGGAGGCCCGATTGTGAGCGGGGTTATTCCATCCAACACACAATCGCTGCCGGTATATTCCCCGGTGCTCGGCATTGTCAAAAGCGCCAATACAACCAATGCAACCGTCGGAGACCAGATTCTCTACACCCTGCAAATCTCCAATACCGGCAATATCGGCGCCACTACTACGCTCACGGATAACATCCCTGCCGGCAGCTCCTACATTCCGGGAAGCTTCACAGTAAACGGTACGCCCGTGGCGGGGAATCCCGCCGCCGGGATCGCCATCGGCACCATCGCGGCGGGAGGAAGCTCGACCGTTCAGTTCCGCGTGCTGGTGAATAGCCTGCCCTCTCCTCCGCAGCTCGTTGACCAGGCTACAGCCGCTTATACCTTCCTGGTTCCTGACGGGCGGACCGTGAACGGTTCGGCCGCCTCCAATACGCTCACCATACCGGTAAGACTGCCTAATGTCGCCCTTGTCAAAAGCGCCAGCTTCCCGGATGTCGCCGTAGGCGATACCCTGCAGTATACGTCTGTGGTTACTAATAACGGAATCGTCGCCATCACGAATGTCGTGCTCTCTGATCCGATCCCTGCAGGCAGCACTCTAGTGCCTGGAAGTGTGGTGGTGGCGGGAACCTCACGGCCAGCCGCTGATCCGGCTTCGGGGATATCTGTCGGCACCATTGCGCCAGGGGCCAGCGTAACAGTAACCTTCCAGGTGAGTGTCACCTCTGTGCCGGGAAGCGGCCAGCTCGCTAACCAGTCATCGGCCTCTTACAGCTCGGGGTCCTTCAATGCCATCACACAGTCCAATACAACGCTCACCCCTGTCTATCAGCCAATAATCGGCATTGTCAAAAGCGCCAGCCCCGGCAGCGCCACGGTTGGGGGAAATGTCCAGTACACGCTGCAGGTACAGAACACTGGCAACCTCGCAGCAACAGTAACCTTAACGGACACGATTCCTGCCGGGTCTGCCTTCGTCGCCGGAAGCGTCACAGTGAATGGAGTGGTCCGGCCGTCAGATTCTCCGGTAAGCGGAATTCCGCTCGGGTCCGTAGCACCGGGAGCCGCCTTGACCGTAACCTTCCTCACCACTGTTCAATCCCTGCCGTCTCCGGCAACCTTGACGGACCAGGGCAGCAGCAGTTACACCTATCAGTTGCCCAGCGGACGCTCCCTGTCCGGTGGAAGTGTATCTAATACAGTGACTATTCCGGTCTCTGCGCCCAACATCACGATTCTCAAAAATGCCAATCTCACCTCTGTGGCTGTAGGCGAATATCTTACTTACACCGTCTCCGTATCCAACCCCAGCGGTGTAGCTGTTAACAATGTAGTGCTGTCTGATCCGGCTCCGGCCGGCAGTGCCTTTGTAGCGGGGACAGTCACAGTGAACGGGACGGCTGTACCCTCTGCCAATCCGAATGCCGGGATCGCTCTTGGCACACTTGCTGCGGGTGCTACAAGCATCGTTGTCTTCCAGGTTAATGCGACCTCTATTCCAAGCCCGCCACAATTGAGCAACCGGGCAAGCGCGTCCTTTACATCAGGCACATTCAGCGGAACAGCCCTATCGGGCACAGTATCTACTCCGGTCTTCATTCCAGTCATTGGACTTGTCAAAAGCGCAAGCCCTGCGCAGGCCTCTGTCGGCAGTCTGCTCTCCTTCTCCATCCTGGCGAGCAACACCGGCAATATCGCGGCCATGCTGAATCTGACCGATGCCCTGCCGCCGCAGACGGTATTCGAGACCAACAGCGTAAGTATAGGCGGGACGCCGCTGCCGGGATACAGCCCCTTAACCGGTATTCGAGGCCACTGA
- a CDS encoding IS1182 family transposase: protein MIRQQQTLVLSPYAALYDIVVPKDNVLRQINERVDFTFIYEELEEKYCLDNGRNAIDPIRMFKYLLLKAIFELSDVDIVERSKYDLSFKFFLGMAPEDSVIDPSSLTKFRKLRLKDMDLLDMLIGKTVELAIQLNIIQSHSIIVDATHTKARYNQKSPREILQDRSRKLRKAIYSIDESLKEKLPVKNVVDTLEEEIEYCEKLAKAVETQLEIAQLPKITEPLNLLKETTSDIVEQLRISEDQDARVGHKSADTSFFGYKTHLAMTEERIITAAIITTGEKNDGKQLQTLIEKSKMAGMDVKTVIGDRAYSEKDNIAYSKHNNIELIAKLNPQITQGGRKKEDEFELNKDAGMYVCKAGHMAIRKAKQGRKKEGGKNQREVYYFDVEKCKSCPFKEGCYNGGASKTYAVTMLSDEHSEQAEFQEKEYFKTKAKERYKIEAKNSELKHRHGYDVASSSGLLGMQLQGAMAIFAVNLKRILKLTE, encoded by the coding sequence GGTGGACTTCACTTTCATATACGAAGAACTGGAAGAAAAATACTGTTTGGACAATGGACGCAACGCTATTGATCCTATTCGCATGTTTAAATACTTGCTTCTGAAAGCGATCTTTGAATTGTCTGACGTCGATATTGTCGAGCGTTCGAAGTATGACCTCTCGTTCAAATTTTTCCTTGGCATGGCACCAGAAGATTCGGTAATCGACCCAAGCTCCCTGACGAAATTCCGCAAACTGCGGCTGAAGGACATGGATCTGTTAGACATGCTTATTGGTAAGACGGTAGAACTGGCCATCCAGTTGAATATTATTCAGAGCCATTCCATTATTGTTGACGCTACGCATACGAAAGCCCGTTACAATCAGAAATCTCCGAGAGAGATTTTGCAAGATCGTTCCCGGAAGTTACGAAAAGCGATTTATTCTATAGACGAATCCCTGAAAGAGAAACTTCCCGTCAAGAACGTAGTCGATACGCTCGAAGAAGAGATCGAATATTGTGAGAAGCTTGCCAAGGCCGTCGAGACGCAACTTGAAATTGCCCAATTGCCAAAAATTACGGAACCGCTAAATCTGCTCAAAGAAACTACAAGCGATATTGTGGAACAGCTACGCATTTCAGAAGATCAAGATGCGCGTGTCGGTCACAAGAGCGCGGACACGTCGTTCTTTGGCTACAAAACGCACCTCGCTATGACCGAGGAACGAATCATTACAGCTGCCATAATCACGACTGGAGAGAAGAATGACGGCAAGCAACTACAGACGCTCATAGAGAAAAGCAAAATGGCGGGCATGGACGTGAAGACGGTGATTGGCGATAGGGCATACTCAGAAAAAGACAATATCGCTTACAGCAAACATAACAATATTGAATTAATTGCAAAATTGAATCCGCAAATCACACAAGGCGGACGTAAGAAAGAAGATGAATTCGAGTTAAACAAAGATGCAGGAATGTACGTATGTAAGGCGGGCCATATGGCGATTCGGAAAGCCAAACAAGGAAGGAAGAAAGAAGGCGGAAAAAATCAAAGGGAAGTATACTACTTTGATGTAGAAAAGTGCAAGAGTTGCCCTTTTAAGGAAGGGTGTTACAACGGTGGAGCCAGCAAGACGTACGCTGTAACCATGCTGTCGGACGAGCACTCCGAACAAGCTGAATTTCAGGAAAAGGAGTACTTTAAAACCAAGGCGAAAGAACGATACAAAATTGAAGCGAAGAACAGTGAACTGAAACATCGACACGGGTACGATGTAGCGTCGTCCTCAGGTCTTTTAGGGATGCAACTGCAAGGTGCTATGGCGATATTCGCCGTTAATCTGAAGCGAATATTGAAACTGACAGAGTAA